From a region of the Streptomyces venezuelae genome:
- a CDS encoding site-2 protease family protein, which produces MGHQGSRSERRISSVFLGIFAIMAVTGWAVWTGYAASPGLAVFLFVTSAWIVSLCLHEYAHARTALHGGDLTVGAKGYLTLNPLKYTHALLSIVLPVIFVILGGIGLPGGAVFIERGRIQGRWKHSLISAAGPLTNVAFALVCTAPFWLDALDGVPLAFRYALAFLALLQVSAAILNFLPVPGLDGYGVIEPWLSYRVRREMEPLAQFGLLAVFALLWIPGVNAFFFGVVDGLTSALGVSDLETYCGRDLYSFWRESDGICAVPQD; this is translated from the coding sequence ATGGGTCATCAGGGGAGCCGCAGCGAGCGGCGCATCAGTTCGGTATTCCTCGGCATTTTCGCGATCATGGCCGTCACGGGCTGGGCGGTGTGGACGGGGTACGCGGCGAGCCCCGGACTCGCCGTGTTCCTCTTCGTGACGTCGGCGTGGATCGTCTCCTTGTGCCTGCACGAGTACGCGCACGCCCGCACCGCCCTGCACGGCGGTGACCTCACGGTGGGCGCCAAGGGGTACCTGACACTGAATCCGCTCAAGTACACGCACGCGCTGCTCAGCATCGTGCTGCCGGTGATCTTCGTGATCCTGGGCGGCATCGGCCTGCCCGGCGGTGCGGTGTTCATCGAGCGGGGCCGGATCCAGGGCCGCTGGAAGCACAGCCTCATCTCGGCGGCGGGCCCGCTGACCAACGTGGCCTTCGCCCTGGTGTGCACGGCCCCGTTCTGGCTGGACGCACTCGACGGGGTGCCCCTCGCGTTCCGCTACGCGCTCGCCTTCCTGGCCCTGCTGCAGGTCTCGGCGGCGATCCTGAACTTCCTGCCGGTACCGGGCCTGGACGGCTACGGGGTCATCGAGCCCTGGCTGTCGTACCGGGTGCGCCGCGAAATGGAGCCGCTGGCGCAGTTCGGCCTGCTGGCCGTGTTCGCCCTGCTGTGGATCCCGGGGGTCAACGCGTTCTTCTTCGGCGTGGTGGACGGCCTGACGTCGGCGCTCGGCGTCTCGGATCTGGAGACGTACTGCGGCCGCGACCTCTACAGCTTCTGGCGGGAATCCGACGGCATCTGCGCCGTCCCCCAGGACTGA
- a CDS encoding TerD family protein: MQEISKGANVSLTALSEDAGAVVVSLGWTSATGEGDADVSVLLLDENGKIRSENDFYFYNHPAAADGSVQLLGKTPTSNGDEDRISVDLTAVPEDVARIVVAASQYGGARFGDLDDLRMTVSDRTGEPLVGYSIEDAGVETAFIFGELYRRGEEWKFRAVGQGYETGLAGLATDFGIDVLEDSESAATAPEAVTAAVTAPPEEGGASVAPAEATATATATADPTAPEATAATEAAVASATVPAQTRGRAPRTTKKKVTLPKVAKKSLAENDTWRTARLFPVPSLKSDKEREVRATSVLLSVMAEVPELGRRLTAGFGAPAGRMQTFTEVPLPHGDTPKRPDGVIRVERAGKLWTALVETKTHGNPLKDEQVQQYMDIAARRGYEAVITLSNDVALDGSPVVDVKIDGRRKHKVSLWHLSWAEVAHQAQMLIRHEGVGNAAHAWLLQELLEYLQHENSGCHGFQNMGPAWVPVRKGIEDETISPDDERAVDVVESWERLIRQVCLRLGGELGQKALPVQRTRRDSDPQARRTAAAAGLCTDGKLSAELRIDGTSSVIAVTADLRTGKVRASVDIPAPEGSYPLATTKRLLRALAEAPADLHVQTLVEGENGPRGTLERLRPEPGDLLPKDGAAPTGFRLSLIKGMGNTRGNTESGFIRGVDAAVDRFYHGVVAHLGAFEARGGRR, translated from the coding sequence ATGCAGGAGATCTCCAAGGGCGCGAACGTCAGCCTGACCGCCCTCAGCGAGGACGCCGGGGCGGTCGTCGTGAGCCTGGGCTGGACCAGCGCCACCGGAGAGGGCGATGCCGACGTCTCCGTCCTGCTCCTGGACGAGAACGGCAAGATCCGCAGCGAGAACGACTTCTACTTCTACAACCACCCCGCCGCCGCGGACGGAAGCGTCCAGCTCCTCGGCAAGACGCCGACCTCGAACGGCGACGAGGACCGCATCAGCGTGGACCTCACCGCGGTCCCCGAGGACGTGGCGCGGATCGTCGTGGCGGCCAGCCAGTACGGCGGCGCGCGCTTCGGAGACCTCGACGATCTGCGGATGACGGTCTCGGACCGGACGGGGGAACCGCTCGTCGGGTATTCCATCGAGGACGCGGGCGTGGAGACGGCCTTCATCTTCGGTGAGCTGTACCGGCGCGGCGAGGAGTGGAAGTTCCGCGCCGTGGGACAGGGGTACGAGACCGGCCTCGCCGGGCTGGCCACGGACTTCGGCATCGACGTACTGGAGGACAGCGAGTCGGCGGCGACAGCGCCGGAAGCCGTGACCGCCGCCGTGACCGCGCCGCCGGAGGAGGGCGGAGCGAGCGTCGCCCCGGCCGAGGCGACGGCGACGGCGACGGCGACGGCCGACCCGACTGCGCCCGAGGCCACTGCGGCGACCGAGGCAGCGGTGGCGAGCGCCACCGTCCCCGCCCAGACCCGCGGCCGCGCACCCCGCACGACGAAGAAGAAGGTCACCCTGCCCAAGGTGGCCAAGAAGTCCCTCGCCGAGAACGACACCTGGCGCACCGCGCGGCTCTTCCCCGTGCCGTCCCTCAAGAGCGACAAGGAGCGCGAGGTCCGGGCGACCTCCGTACTGCTCTCCGTCATGGCGGAGGTGCCCGAGCTGGGCCGCCGACTCACCGCGGGATTCGGGGCACCCGCCGGCCGGATGCAGACCTTCACCGAGGTTCCCCTCCCCCACGGCGACACCCCGAAGCGGCCGGACGGGGTGATCCGGGTGGAACGCGCGGGCAAGCTGTGGACGGCCCTCGTGGAGACGAAGACGCACGGCAATCCGCTCAAGGACGAGCAGGTCCAGCAGTACATGGACATCGCCGCGCGCCGCGGCTACGAGGCGGTGATCACGCTCTCCAACGACGTGGCACTGGACGGCTCGCCCGTGGTGGACGTCAAGATCGACGGGCGGCGCAAGCACAAGGTCAGCCTCTGGCACCTGTCCTGGGCCGAGGTGGCCCACCAGGCCCAGATGCTGATCCGCCACGAGGGCGTCGGCAACGCCGCCCACGCCTGGCTCCTCCAGGAGCTCCTGGAGTACCTCCAGCACGAGAACTCGGGCTGCCACGGATTCCAGAACATGGGCCCCGCCTGGGTGCCCGTGCGCAAGGGCATCGAGGACGAGACCATCAGCCCCGACGACGAACGCGCCGTCGATGTCGTCGAGAGCTGGGAGCGGTTGATCCGCCAGGTCTGCCTGCGCCTCGGCGGCGAGTTGGGGCAGAAGGCCCTGCCCGTGCAGCGCACCCGGCGCGACAGCGATCCGCAGGCCCGCCGGACCGCGGCGGCCGCAGGGCTGTGCACCGACGGGAAGCTCTCCGCCGAACTGCGCATCGACGGAACGAGTTCCGTCATCGCCGTCACCGCGGACCTGCGGACGGGCAAGGTCCGGGCCTCCGTGGACATCCCGGCCCCGGAGGGCTCGTATCCGCTGGCCACGACGAAGCGGCTGCTGCGGGCGCTTGCCGAAGCACCCGCGGACCTGCACGTCCAGACTCTGGTGGAGGGCGAGAACGGGCCTCGCGGCACCCTGGAGCGGCTGCGCCCCGAGCCCGGCGATCTGCTGCCCAAGGACGGGGCCGCGCCGACCGGGTTCCGGCTGTCGCTGATCAAGGGGATGGGGAACACCCGGGGTAACACGGAGTCCGGTTTCATCCGAGGCGTCGACGCCGCGGTCGACCGCTTCTACCACGGTGTGGTGGCCCATCTGGGCGCCTTCGAGGCGCGCGGCGGCCGCCGCTGA
- the npdG gene encoding NADPH-dependent F420 reductase, translating to MTSSDNTQKPPVKDPWELPDVSGLVVGVLGGTGDQGRGLAYRLARAGQKVIIGSRAADRARTAAGELGLGVEGADNAECARRSDIVIIAVPWEGHAKTLEALREDLAGKLVVDCVNPLGFDKQGAYALQVEEGSAAQQAAALLPDSRVTAAFHHLSAVLLQDESIDEIDTDVMVLGEVRADTDIVQALAARIPGMRGVFAGRLRNAHQVESLVANLISTNRRYKAHAGLRVTDL from the coding sequence ATGACTTCCTCAGACAACACGCAGAAGCCGCCGGTCAAGGACCCGTGGGAGCTGCCGGACGTGTCCGGCCTCGTCGTCGGCGTCCTCGGCGGCACCGGTGACCAGGGCCGGGGCCTGGCCTACCGGCTCGCCAGGGCCGGCCAGAAGGTGATCATCGGCTCCCGCGCCGCCGACCGCGCGCGGACCGCGGCCGGGGAACTGGGCCTGGGCGTGGAGGGCGCGGACAACGCCGAGTGCGCGCGCCGCAGCGACATCGTGATCATCGCCGTGCCGTGGGAGGGACACGCCAAGACCCTCGAAGCGCTGCGCGAGGACCTCGCGGGCAAGCTCGTGGTGGACTGCGTCAACCCGCTCGGCTTTGACAAGCAGGGCGCGTACGCCCTCCAGGTCGAAGAGGGCAGCGCCGCCCAGCAGGCCGCCGCCCTGCTCCCGGACTCCCGCGTCACCGCCGCCTTCCACCACCTCTCGGCGGTCCTGCTCCAGGACGAGTCGATCGACGAGATCGACACGGACGTGATGGTGCTCGGCGAGGTCCGCGCCGACACGGACATCGTCCAGGCCCTGGCCGCCCGTATCCCGGGCATGCGCGGCGTCTTCGCCGGCCGCCTGCGCAACGCCCACCAGGTCGAGTCCCTGGTGGCCAACCTCATCTCCACCAACCGCCGCTACAAGGCCCACGCGGGCCTGCGCGTCACGGACCTCTGA
- the map gene encoding type I methionyl aminopeptidase, with amino-acid sequence MSGQSLLVPGELSPVRSVPGNIRRPEYVGKPAPTPYTGPEVQSAETIEAMRIAGRIAAQAMEEAAKLIAPGVTTDELDKVAHAYMCDHGAYPSTLGYRGFPKSLCSSVNEVICHGIPDSTVLRDGDIVNLDVTAYIGGVHGDNNATYLCGEVDEESRLLVERTREALNRAIKAVKPGRQINIIGRVIESYAKRFGYGVVRDFTGHGINSSFHSGLIVPHYDSPHATTVIEPGMTFTIEPMLTLGTHEYDMWEDGWTVVTKDRKRTAQFEHTLVVTDSGAEILTLP; translated from the coding sequence ATGTCTGGCCAGTCGCTGCTCGTACCAGGCGAGCTCTCTCCCGTCCGTTCCGTTCCCGGAAACATCCGCCGGCCCGAGTACGTGGGCAAGCCGGCGCCCACTCCGTACACCGGACCGGAGGTGCAGTCGGCCGAGACCATCGAGGCCATGCGCATCGCCGGCCGGATCGCCGCCCAGGCGATGGAAGAGGCCGCGAAGCTGATCGCGCCGGGGGTGACCACCGACGAGCTCGACAAGGTCGCCCACGCGTACATGTGCGACCACGGGGCCTACCCCTCGACGCTGGGATACCGGGGCTTCCCGAAGTCGCTGTGCTCCTCCGTGAACGAGGTCATCTGCCACGGCATCCCCGATTCCACCGTCCTGCGCGACGGTGACATCGTGAACCTCGACGTGACCGCGTACATCGGCGGCGTGCACGGCGACAACAACGCGACCTACCTGTGCGGGGAGGTGGACGAGGAGTCGCGGCTGCTGGTGGAACGCACCCGGGAAGCACTGAACCGGGCCATCAAGGCCGTCAAGCCGGGCCGCCAGATCAACATCATCGGCCGGGTCATCGAGTCGTACGCGAAGCGCTTCGGCTACGGCGTGGTCCGGGACTTCACCGGCCACGGCATCAACTCGTCGTTCCACTCGGGCCTGATCGTCCCGCACTACGACAGCCCGCACGCCACCACCGTCATCGAGCCCGGCATGACCTTCACGATCGAGCCGATGCTGACGCTGGGCACCCACGAGTACGACATGTGGGAGGACGGCTGGACGGTCGTCACCAAGGACCGCAAGCGGACCGCACAGTTCGAGCACACGCTGGTGGTCACGGACTCGGGCGCGGAGATCCTGACCCTCCCGTAG
- a CDS encoding heme oxygenase (biliverdin-producing), whose protein sequence is MDAFSTVIRVASHEQHTEAETSTFMSDLLGGRLGVDAYTRYTEQLWFVYRALEDAAESLKDDPVAGPFIQPELMRVAEIERDLAHLVGPDWRESVVALPATRAYADRVAQCAAEWPGGYVAHHYTRYLGDLSGGQIIRDKAERTWGFERKGDGVRFYVFADISNPAAFKRTYRELLDAIAADDLEKQRIIDECKRAFDFNGAVFRELGEQFPLSA, encoded by the coding sequence TTGGACGCCTTCTCTACGGTCATCCGCGTCGCCTCGCACGAGCAGCACACCGAGGCCGAGACGTCGACCTTCATGAGCGATCTGCTGGGAGGACGGCTCGGCGTGGACGCGTACACGCGCTACACCGAACAGCTGTGGTTCGTGTACCGGGCCCTGGAGGACGCGGCCGAATCCCTCAAGGACGACCCGGTGGCGGGCCCGTTCATCCAGCCCGAGCTCATGCGCGTCGCCGAGATCGAGCGCGACCTCGCCCACCTGGTGGGCCCGGACTGGCGCGAGAGCGTGGTGGCCCTGCCCGCGACGCGCGCGTACGCCGACCGGGTGGCCCAGTGCGCCGCCGAGTGGCCGGGCGGGTACGTGGCGCACCACTACACCCGCTACCTGGGCGACCTCTCCGGCGGCCAGATCATCCGCGACAAGGCCGAGCGCACCTGGGGCTTCGAGCGCAAGGGCGACGGCGTCCGGTTCTACGTCTTCGCGGACATCTCCAACCCGGCGGCCTTCAAGCGGACCTACCGCGAGCTGCTGGACGCCATAGCGGCGGACGACCTGGAGAAGCAGCGCATCATCGACGAGTGCAAGCGCGCCTTCGACTTCAACGGGGCGGTGTTCAGGGAGCTGGGCGAGCAGTTCCCGCTCAGCGCGTAG
- a CDS encoding PhzF family phenazine biosynthesis protein yields MNDLDVLKVFCAGDGRFGNLLGVVRDGRTCPDDASRQALAAELGYSETVFVDDPERGVVDIRTPGTRLSFAGHPLVGAAWLLDVEELQPPAGSVWARDDGEFTWITARPEWVEGKRTEQYGSVAEVEALPSPPPGEGWLYAWAWEDESAGRVRARGFPRRPDGIITEDEATGSAAILLTAQLNRALNITQGAGSQILTAPGPDGTVEIGGRVRFAPAPTPDGI; encoded by the coding sequence GTGAACGATCTGGACGTGCTGAAGGTCTTCTGCGCGGGTGACGGCCGCTTCGGCAACCTGCTCGGTGTCGTACGCGACGGCCGGACCTGCCCCGACGACGCGTCGCGGCAGGCCCTGGCCGCCGAACTCGGCTACAGCGAAACGGTGTTCGTCGACGACCCCGAGCGCGGGGTCGTCGACATCCGTACCCCCGGCACGCGCCTGTCCTTCGCGGGGCATCCGCTGGTCGGGGCTGCGTGGCTGCTGGACGTGGAGGAGCTCCAGCCGCCCGCCGGATCCGTATGGGCCCGTGACGACGGGGAGTTCACCTGGATCACGGCCCGCCCCGAGTGGGTCGAGGGCAAGCGCACCGAGCAGTACGGGTCCGTCGCCGAGGTCGAGGCGCTGCCCTCCCCGCCGCCCGGCGAGGGCTGGCTGTACGCCTGGGCCTGGGAGGACGAGTCCGCGGGCCGCGTACGGGCCCGGGGTTTTCCGCGCCGCCCCGACGGGATCATCACCGAGGACGAGGCCACCGGCTCGGCGGCGATCCTGCTGACGGCCCAGCTGAACCGGGCCCTGAACATCACCCAGGGCGCGGGCTCCCAGATCCTCACCGCTCCCGGCCCGGACGGCACCGTGGAGATCGGCGGCCGCGTCCGCTTCGCTCCGGCCCCGACCCCGGACGGGATCTGA
- a CDS encoding HtaA domain-containing protein, with translation MSSIRRPISLAAAVLTAAALGATAFALPATAAGGPPTDPMKITGGTLDWGVLASYRAYVTGMAKGTITVADGAKQNEDGTLRFVEPTGAYEPANGHVVKAAFKGSVTFSSPAPPTGHGFEVKLSDIRIDTGTKKLTADVTKGGTTTQDVPMATVAFTGQSMTNLATTLTQEAADALGSASYKDKPGDPLNAKLEFEKPAPEPTPSNTTKNPTPPADDTQKVLSGKLTWGVKESFRKYVLNAGSITPADGAAKNGDTFDFAFGKGDLDVKKQKLNASFQGSLRFQYAAHGIDMTFGSPRVEATGKTGTLYVDVKNASGTKTGLRFATLDLSKTDYKTKNGVLALNAVPAAFTAEGAAAFANDTTGSLYKAGDAIDPLTFAVAVDKDATLPSTGGTTGGSTGGSNGGTTGGTGGTTGGTTGGTTGGTGGTVGGGSSTGGSSVGGNLANTGAGVPAGALLTTSGVVIAAGAGAVYLARRRRTSQV, from the coding sequence ATGTCGTCCATCCGACGCCCGATCTCCCTCGCGGCCGCGGTCCTGACCGCCGCGGCGCTCGGCGCCACCGCGTTCGCCCTGCCCGCCACCGCCGCGGGCGGCCCGCCCACCGATCCGATGAAGATCACCGGTGGCACCCTCGACTGGGGCGTGCTCGCGAGCTACCGCGCCTACGTGACCGGCATGGCCAAGGGCACCATCACCGTCGCGGACGGGGCCAAGCAGAACGAGGACGGCACCCTGCGGTTCGTCGAGCCGACCGGCGCGTACGAGCCGGCCAACGGGCACGTGGTGAAGGCGGCCTTCAAGGGCAGCGTCACCTTCTCCTCGCCCGCGCCGCCGACCGGCCACGGCTTCGAGGTCAAGCTCTCGGACATCCGTATCGACACCGGTACCAAGAAGCTCACCGCGGACGTCACCAAGGGCGGCACGACCACCCAGGACGTGCCGATGGCCACCGTGGCCTTCACCGGCCAGTCGATGACCAACCTGGCGACGACGCTCACCCAGGAGGCTGCGGACGCCCTCGGTTCCGCGAGCTACAAGGACAAGCCGGGCGACCCGCTCAACGCCAAGCTGGAGTTCGAGAAGCCGGCGCCCGAGCCGACCCCGTCGAACACCACCAAGAACCCGACGCCTCCGGCCGACGACACGCAGAAGGTGCTCAGCGGCAAGCTGACGTGGGGCGTGAAGGAGTCCTTCCGCAAGTACGTGCTGAACGCGGGGTCGATCACCCCGGCCGACGGCGCCGCCAAGAACGGTGACACCTTCGACTTCGCCTTCGGCAAGGGCGACCTCGACGTCAAGAAGCAGAAGCTGAACGCCTCCTTCCAGGGCAGCCTCCGCTTCCAGTACGCGGCCCACGGCATCGACATGACCTTCGGCAGCCCCCGCGTCGAGGCCACCGGCAAGACCGGCACCCTCTACGTGGACGTCAAGAACGCCTCCGGCACCAAGACGGGCCTGCGCTTCGCCACGCTCGACCTGTCGAAGACCGACTACAAGACCAAGAACGGCGTCCTGGCGCTGAACGCGGTCCCGGCGGCCTTCACCGCCGAGGGCGCGGCCGCCTTCGCCAACGACACCACCGGCTCCCTGTACAAGGCGGGCGACGCGATCGACCCGCTCACCTTCGCCGTGGCGGTGGACAAGGACGCCACCCTGCCCAGCACCGGCGGCACGACCGGCGGTTCGACGGGCGGCTCGAACGGCGGGACCACCGGCGGAACGGGCGGCACCACGGGCGGTACGACCGGTGGCACCACCGGCGGTACGGGCGGCACTGTCGGCGGCGGCTCCTCCACCGGCGGCTCCTCCGTCGGCGGGAACCTCGCCAACACCGGCGCCGGGGTCCCGGCCGGGGCCCTGCTCACCACGTCCGGCGTGGTGATCGCGGCCGGCGCGGGCGCGGTGTACCTCGCGCGCAGGCGGCGTACGTCCCAGGTCTGA
- a CDS encoding HtaA domain-containing protein, which produces MPTRPVRTFAVALLAALLGALLPATAAQAGTVQGGRLDWGIKSSFQSYVTGPVAKGGFKLKSGAATVGGSLFRFHSAAGSYDPDSGTFEASYSGGVTFQGHQKPDGVYELDMTISRPTVKISGGKGTLYVDVSSKAKDSGTVTSQSQVAFASLGVGGINMKGGASPLSLTNIPATLTGEGAKAFAGYYGAGTQLDPVSLSADVKAAPAAVPAPAPSATAAQPSATAQIPQAPGAFVDAAVDWGVRRTFREYVTGSVGQGKWTLAEGAQDGGALFRFPQGKGSFDGTKGALDAAFAGTVQFTGAHLDLTLGKMSVKVENGKGVLSADVTTGGATKNAVPLVEFDATGLKTEGGLATLTEAPATLTEGGSQAFNSMYKAGTEMDPVSLAVALDSTAQLPALPDLGSTASPAPASASPSAEPAPAAKAAESSDAGLLVSLAVAVLVLAGGGTFLVVRKRRTAAAPATPTDAPQ; this is translated from the coding sequence ATGCCCACGAGACCCGTCCGTACGTTCGCCGTCGCCCTGTTGGCGGCCCTGCTGGGCGCCCTGCTCCCGGCGACCGCCGCGCAGGCGGGCACCGTACAGGGGGGTCGGCTCGACTGGGGCATCAAATCGTCTTTCCAGAGTTATGTCACGGGTCCGGTGGCAAAAGGTGGTTTCAAGCTGAAGAGCGGTGCGGCCACCGTGGGCGGCAGCCTCTTCCGTTTCCACTCCGCGGCCGGCTCCTACGACCCCGACTCCGGCACCTTCGAGGCCTCCTACTCGGGCGGGGTGACCTTCCAGGGTCACCAGAAGCCCGACGGCGTCTACGAGCTGGACATGACCATCAGCCGCCCGACCGTCAAGATCTCCGGCGGCAAGGGCACGCTGTACGTGGACGTCTCCAGCAAGGCCAAGGACAGCGGCACGGTCACCAGCCAGTCGCAGGTCGCCTTCGCCTCGCTCGGCGTCGGCGGCATCAACATGAAGGGCGGCGCCAGCCCGCTGTCCCTGACCAACATCCCGGCCACCCTCACCGGGGAAGGCGCCAAGGCCTTCGCGGGCTACTACGGCGCCGGCACCCAGCTCGACCCCGTCTCGCTCTCCGCCGACGTCAAGGCCGCCCCGGCCGCCGTGCCCGCGCCCGCGCCGTCGGCGACGGCCGCGCAGCCGAGCGCCACCGCGCAGATCCCGCAGGCGCCGGGAGCCTTCGTCGACGCCGCCGTCGACTGGGGGGTGCGCCGCACCTTCCGCGAGTACGTCACCGGCTCGGTCGGCCAGGGCAAGTGGACCCTCGCCGAGGGTGCGCAGGACGGCGGCGCGCTGTTCCGCTTCCCGCAGGGCAAGGGCTCGTTCGACGGCACGAAAGGCGCTCTTGACGCCGCCTTCGCCGGTACGGTCCAGTTCACCGGCGCCCACCTGGACCTCACGCTCGGCAAGATGAGCGTGAAGGTGGAGAACGGCAAGGGCGTCCTGTCCGCGGACGTCACCACCGGCGGCGCGACGAAGAACGCCGTCCCGCTCGTGGAGTTCGACGCCACGGGCCTCAAGACCGAGGGCGGCCTGGCCACCCTGACTGAAGCCCCGGCCACCCTCACCGAGGGCGGCTCCCAGGCCTTCAACTCCATGTACAAGGCCGGCACCGAGATGGACCCCGTCTCGCTCGCCGTCGCACTGGACTCCACCGCCCAGCTGCCCGCCCTGCCCGACCTGGGCTCGACCGCCTCGCCCGCCCCCGCGTCCGCGTCGCCGTCCGCCGAGCCCGCCCCCGCCGCCAAGGCCGCCGAGTCCTCGGACGCGGGGCTCCTCGTCTCCCTCGCCGTGGCCGTCCTGGTCCTGGCCGGCGGCGGCACCTTCCTGGTGGTGCGCAAGCGCCGTACGGCAGCCGCCCCGGCCACGCCGACCGACGCGCCCCAGTAG
- a CDS encoding hemin ABC transporter substrate-binding protein, producing MPTPAASHRFPRLAVAVAALALALTACGGTATTSGSSAPTAAAVPDRLEPLPAPAPALPVTVPSVDGTQVTITSADRVVPLSGSLNEIVHTLGLGKQVVARDITATFEQAAQLPVVTRGHDVSAESVLSLRPTLVIAETTSGPGEAIQQIRDAGVPVLVVDPAKSLDDVPKRIDTVAAALGVKEAGAQLNQRTADRIAAVRKDIPATASGKKPRVAFLYLRGTASVYLLGGSDSGAASLLEAAGAVDTGKDSGLGKDFTPITSEALAAAAPDAILVMSKGLESVGGIDGLVKIPGVAQTPAGMDRRVVTVDDGVLLNYGPRTDQVLSSLVTQLYDKAA from the coding sequence GTGCCTACGCCCGCCGCGTCACACCGCTTTCCCCGTCTCGCAGTTGCCGTGGCAGCACTGGCACTCGCGCTGACGGCCTGCGGAGGTACGGCCACCACATCGGGCTCATCCGCCCCGACCGCAGCCGCGGTCCCGGACCGGCTGGAACCCCTCCCGGCGCCGGCGCCCGCCCTGCCGGTCACCGTGCCCTCGGTCGACGGCACCCAGGTCACGATCACGTCCGCGGACCGGGTCGTCCCGCTGAGCGGCAGTCTCAACGAGATCGTCCACACGCTGGGCCTCGGCAAGCAGGTCGTCGCCCGGGACATCACGGCCACCTTCGAACAGGCCGCCCAGCTGCCGGTGGTGACACGTGGACACGACGTCTCCGCCGAGAGCGTCCTGTCCCTGCGTCCGACCCTCGTCATCGCGGAGACCACCAGCGGTCCCGGAGAAGCGATCCAGCAGATCCGGGACGCCGGCGTCCCCGTCCTGGTGGTGGACCCGGCCAAGTCCCTGGACGACGTACCGAAGCGGATCGACACCGTCGCCGCCGCGCTCGGCGTCAAGGAGGCCGGCGCGCAGCTGAACCAGCGCACGGCCGACCGGATCGCCGCCGTCCGCAAGGACATCCCGGCCACCGCCTCCGGCAAGAAGCCCCGGGTGGCCTTCCTCTACCTGCGCGGCACCGCCTCCGTCTATCTGCTGGGCGGTTCGGACTCCGGCGCCGCGTCACTGCTGGAGGCGGCCGGCGCGGTCGACACCGGCAAGGACTCCGGCCTCGGCAAGGACTTCACCCCGATCACCAGCGAGGCCCTGGCCGCCGCCGCGCCCGATGCGATCCTCGTCATGTCCAAGGGCCTCGAATCCGTCGGCGGAATCGACGGCCTGGTGAAGATCCCGGGCGTCGCCCAGACCCCGGCCGGCATGGACCGCCGGGTGGTCACTGTCGACGACGGCGTCCTGCTCAACTACGGCCCCCGCACCGACCAGGTCCTCTCCTCCCTGGTCACCCAGCTCTACGACAAGGCCGCCTGA